The Candidatus Zixiibacteriota bacterium genome window below encodes:
- a CDS encoding pyridoxal phosphate-dependent aminotransferase: MTISKRGQSVPASPIRKLIPLADEAKKKGIKIYHLNIGQPDIETPPVFWQAVRGYANKVLAYGNSQGMADYLEKLAGYYRKLGLEVNSDDIIVTTGGSEAIIFAMTIICEPGDEILVFEPFYTNYNGFAVQAGINLAPLTTTAEEGFHLPSENAIEKAITKRTRGILYCNPNNPTGTIYTSEELECLRKLVIKHDLFLLADEVYREFIYEGRHISVMSLPGISDRAIMLDSISKRFSACGARVGNLVTKNRDIYRSALCLGQARLCSPTLEQVGAAAAYDLGPDYFAEMIGEYRRRRDVVYEGLMKILGTVCINPGGAFYVMAKLPINDAEKFASFLLTDFSHNGRTVMVAPGPGFYATPGKGQSECRIAYVLKTDDLKDAMDLLKRGVEAYNSK, translated from the coding sequence ATGACGATTTCCAAACGCGGTCAATCTGTTCCGGCATCGCCGATCCGGAAGCTTATTCCTCTGGCGGATGAAGCCAAGAAAAAGGGGATAAAGATATACCACTTGAATATCGGCCAGCCGGATATTGAGACTCCTCCGGTGTTCTGGCAGGCGGTGAGGGGCTACGCCAATAAGGTTCTGGCCTACGGCAACTCTCAGGGGATGGCCGACTATCTGGAAAAGCTGGCCGGGTACTATCGGAAACTGGGGCTGGAGGTCAATTCTGACGACATAATTGTCACGACCGGCGGTTCCGAGGCGATTATTTTTGCGATGACTATTATCTGCGAACCGGGTGATGAAATTCTTGTTTTTGAGCCTTTTTACACCAATTATAATGGTTTCGCGGTTCAGGCGGGAATCAACCTTGCCCCGCTCACGACGACCGCGGAGGAGGGTTTTCATCTTCCCTCGGAAAATGCAATAGAGAAGGCGATCACAAAGCGGACCAGAGGAATCCTGTATTGCAATCCCAACAATCCGACCGGGACTATCTATACTTCCGAGGAACTGGAATGTCTCAGGAAGCTGGTTATAAAGCATGATCTGTTCCTGCTGGCGGATGAAGTATATCGCGAATTTATTTATGAGGGCCGGCATATCAGCGTGATGTCGCTGCCGGGGATCAGTGATCGAGCGATTATGCTTGATTCGATAAGCAAGAGATTTTCGGCCTGCGGGGCCCGGGTGGGAAATCTGGTGACCAAAAATCGCGATATCTATCGTTCGGCGCTCTGCCTGGGTCAGGCGCGGCTATGCTCTCCCACTTTGGAGCAGGTGGGGGCGGCCGCCGCTTATGATTTGGGACCGGATTATTTCGCCGAGATGATCGGGGAATATCGCCGCCGCCGTGACGTTGTCTATGAAGGATTGATGAAGATACTCGGAACGGTCTGTATCAATCCCGGCGGTGCCTTTTATGTTATGGCCAAATTACCGATCAATGATGCCGAGAAGTTCGCTTCATTCCTCCTGACCGATTTCAGCCATAATGGACGGACCGTTATGGTTGCGCCGGGACCCGGATTCTATGCTACGCCGGGTAAGGGTCAGAGCGAATGCCGCATCGCTTATGTTCTAAAAACCGACGACCTTAAGGATGCCATGGACCTTCTGAAACGGGGCGTCGAGGCATACAACTCAAAATAG